The Lujinxingia vulgaris genome includes a region encoding these proteins:
- the rplM gene encoding 50S ribosomal protein L13 has protein sequence MKTFSAKESEVNRQWFVVDLEGETVGRAAAKIATILRGKHKPTYTPHVDCGDFVICVNADKIAFTGKKLTDKVYNRHSGYPGGLKSITAGDLLDKKPQNVITYAVQGMLPKTKLGREMIKKLKVYAGAEHPHQAQQPQALEL, from the coding sequence ATGAAAACCTTCAGCGCCAAAGAATCGGAAGTTAACCGTCAGTGGTTTGTCGTCGACCTGGAAGGGGAGACGGTGGGTCGGGCGGCGGCCAAGATCGCCACGATCTTGCGCGGCAAGCACAAGCCCACCTACACCCCGCATGTCGATTGCGGTGATTTCGTGATCTGCGTCAACGCCGACAAGATCGCCTTCACCGGCAAGAAGCTCACCGACAAGGTCTACAACCGTCACTCCGGTTACCCGGGTGGCCTTAAGTCGATCACTGCCGGCGATCTTCTCGACAAGAAGCCGCAAAACGTCATCACCTACGCGGTCCAGGGCATGCTGCCCAAGACGAAGCTTGGCCGCGAGATGATCAAGAAGTTGAAAGTCTACGCCGGCGCCGAGCACCCGCACCAGGCTCAGCAGCCCCAGGCGCTCGAACTTTAA
- a CDS encoding vWA domain-containing protein, translating into MGSERMKNRVSKPFVLAVATVISSVMFTPQVFAWNFDDTCSPTQVTEVEVTRPGALFMLDRSGSMANTGTNCWIYYYGNYYYGPYCNPTLWEIAKSSIGQVLASLTSSTAPDEVKFGIGYFPNTTIAYQTGEDRRYQIVNSMNNTGPNGGTPTDSAINALRNSWSLNQTNYPAAGVLITDGAPNDASAAVSRACQLRNEGKSMFVVGLGGGTDTAFNNKLAAAAGKGCCGSSANASCSNGIGTDPCVSPGVGKNSCYGSYQANNQTEFRNALLSIASEIACTFPIDFSQFSSNSAPENPAAVRVRMNTASGQIQIPHKDANGGQGWFYASDNREQVTLTQTYCDQVRTPGQVESVETQLACDCQQPQGQECDVPNAPFGVCPLGTWICDEGYDVCEPIAADSCPVPCFGFPEGESCHTDNEFPFTEGPNTIDGERNRCKIGVTVCKDDVPSCEPIYEPMPELCDGLDNDCDGQIDNLSASWSKPEFASLSLSGTNSGAACMERDVCVCPSGTGEHSGAGANQSTEFQSFVSGWDPICTCSEGVGF; encoded by the coding sequence ATGGGTTCGGAACGAATGAAAAATCGAGTCAGCAAACCGTTCGTCCTGGCGGTGGCAACGGTGATCAGCTCGGTGATGTTTACGCCGCAGGTCTTTGCGTGGAACTTCGACGACACATGCAGCCCCACTCAGGTCACTGAGGTTGAGGTCACGCGGCCCGGTGCGCTCTTTATGCTCGACCGCTCGGGATCGATGGCGAACACAGGGACCAACTGCTGGATATACTATTACGGCAACTACTACTACGGGCCCTACTGCAATCCGACCCTCTGGGAGATTGCTAAAAGCTCCATCGGACAGGTGCTGGCGTCTTTGACGTCATCGACGGCTCCCGACGAAGTGAAGTTTGGCATCGGGTACTTTCCAAACACGACGATCGCGTATCAGACCGGTGAGGATCGTCGCTACCAGATCGTCAACTCGATGAATAACACGGGTCCCAACGGGGGGACGCCAACGGATTCTGCCATCAATGCTCTGCGAAACAGCTGGTCGTTGAATCAAACGAACTATCCGGCGGCCGGGGTGTTGATCACCGACGGTGCTCCCAACGACGCGTCAGCGGCAGTGTCGCGAGCCTGCCAGCTGCGAAATGAAGGCAAGTCGATGTTTGTCGTTGGTCTCGGTGGTGGAACCGATACCGCGTTCAACAACAAACTTGCGGCGGCAGCTGGCAAGGGGTGTTGCGGATCCTCTGCAAACGCGTCGTGCTCCAATGGAATTGGCACCGATCCCTGTGTGAGTCCCGGTGTTGGAAAGAACAGCTGCTACGGTTCCTATCAGGCCAATAACCAGACCGAGTTCCGCAACGCCCTCCTGAGCATTGCGTCGGAGATTGCCTGCACCTTCCCGATCGATTTCTCGCAGTTCAGCAGTAACTCCGCGCCGGAGAATCCGGCGGCGGTGCGTGTGCGCATGAACACGGCTTCCGGTCAGATCCAGATCCCGCATAAGGACGCTAACGGTGGCCAGGGTTGGTTCTACGCCTCGGACAACCGAGAGCAGGTCACGCTCACACAGACCTATTGCGACCAGGTGCGGACCCCCGGGCAGGTTGAGAGCGTGGAGACTCAGCTGGCCTGCGATTGTCAGCAGCCCCAGGGCCAGGAGTGCGATGTGCCGAACGCGCCCTTCGGTGTGTGTCCGCTGGGTACCTGGATCTGCGATGAAGGCTATGACGTGTGTGAGCCCATCGCGGCGGATAGCTGCCCGGTGCCCTGCTTCGGGTTCCCCGAGGGTGAGTCTTGCCACACCGACAACGAGTTCCCCTTTACCGAGGGGCCCAATACAATCGATGGCGAGCGCAACCGCTGCAAGATCGGCGTGACGGTGTGCAAAGATGACGTGCCCAGCTGTGAACCGATCTACGAGCCGATGCCCGAACTTTGCGACGGGTTGGATAACGACTGTGATGGTCAGATCGATAACCTGTCGGCGAGCTGGAGTAAGCCGGAGTTCGCCAGTCTTTCGCTCAGCGGAACCAACTCCGGCGCGGCGTGTATGGAGCGCGATGTGTGCGTCTGCCCCAGCGGCACTGGCGAGCACTCCGGGGCCGGGGCAAACCAGAGCACCGAGTTCCAGAGCTTCGTGAGCGGCTGGGATCCCATCTGCACGTGTTCCGAAGGCGTGGGCTTTTAA
- the ffh gene encoding signal recognition particle protein gives MFDVVAKGFRDVRMRFEGKRELTEENIDEALKDIRRSMLEADVNFRIAKDFIGRVKEKALGEVVKVKAKGSQGKMEVSPGDHFVKICHDELEALMGPVDSSIVFANPRVGPTKIMMVGLQGSGKTTTTGKLAKLLMDQHGKKPLLVGADVYRPAAIEQLRVLGQQLGVPVHAVEGGDPVQVCNDAVAMAKDQDRDVILFDTAGRLAVDDVLMNELEQIVSTTTPENIFLVADAMIGQDAVNTAKEFNSRLEIDGFIMTKLDGDARGGAALSIKEVTGKPIKFIGVGEKLDDLEEFRPEGLANRILGFGDVMGLMNKFERSLSEEDAQRAEKDAMRMLSGEFDFNDFYNQLEQISKLGSMNELMEMMPFFGGGMPADANIDDSELTKIRAIIQSMTTREKKDPDVLTRQPGRVRRIAKGSGNDKEKVEQVIQQFNMMRGMMQQFSSMGGGGLLGKIPGLKQLNQLRGMKDMDMSSILGDLMGGAGGGGGPGGGLSGLPGFDGPNLPPGYSPPGGRLLGSSKGTKSKSLSANKRKRKRRTVKQARKKNKK, from the coding sequence ATGTTTGACGTTGTCGCGAAAGGCTTTCGCGACGTCCGTATGCGCTTTGAAGGCAAGCGCGAGCTCACCGAAGAGAACATCGACGAGGCGCTCAAAGACATCCGCCGCTCCATGCTGGAGGCCGATGTTAACTTCCGCATCGCCAAAGACTTCATCGGCCGCGTCAAAGAAAAGGCGCTCGGCGAGGTCGTGAAAGTTAAGGCGAAGGGCAGCCAGGGCAAGATGGAGGTCTCCCCCGGCGACCACTTCGTCAAGATCTGCCACGACGAGCTCGAAGCGTTGATGGGGCCGGTCGACAGCTCCATCGTCTTTGCCAACCCGCGCGTCGGACCGACCAAGATCATGATGGTCGGCCTGCAGGGCTCCGGTAAGACCACGACCACCGGCAAGCTCGCCAAACTCCTTATGGACCAGCACGGCAAAAAGCCCCTCCTGGTCGGCGCCGACGTCTACCGTCCGGCGGCCATCGAGCAGCTGCGCGTGCTCGGTCAACAACTCGGCGTACCGGTGCACGCCGTCGAGGGTGGCGACCCCGTCCAGGTGTGTAATGACGCGGTGGCCATGGCCAAAGACCAGGATCGCGACGTGATCCTCTTCGACACCGCCGGTCGCCTGGCCGTCGACGATGTGCTCATGAACGAGCTCGAGCAGATCGTCTCGACGACCACCCCTGAGAACATCTTCCTGGTCGCCGACGCGATGATCGGCCAGGACGCGGTCAACACCGCCAAAGAGTTCAACAGCCGCCTGGAGATCGACGGCTTCATCATGACCAAACTCGATGGCGACGCCCGCGGCGGCGCGGCGCTCTCCATCAAAGAGGTCACCGGCAAGCCCATCAAATTCATCGGTGTGGGCGAAAAACTCGACGACCTTGAGGAGTTCCGCCCCGAAGGCCTCGCCAACCGCATCTTAGGGTTTGGCGATGTGATGGGCCTGATGAACAAGTTCGAGCGCTCGCTCAGCGAAGAAGACGCTCAGCGCGCCGAGAAGGATGCCATGCGCATGCTCTCTGGCGAGTTCGACTTCAACGATTTCTACAACCAGCTCGAGCAGATCTCGAAGTTGGGCTCGATGAACGAGCTCATGGAGATGATGCCCTTCTTCGGCGGCGGCATGCCCGCGGACGCCAACATCGACGACAGCGAGCTGACCAAGATCCGCGCGATCATCCAGTCGATGACCACCCGCGAGAAGAAAGATCCCGACGTGTTGACCCGCCAGCCCGGCCGCGTGCGACGCATCGCCAAAGGCTCCGGCAATGACAAAGAGAAGGTCGAGCAGGTCATCCAGCAGTTCAACATGATGCGCGGCATGATGCAGCAGTTCAGCTCGATGGGCGGCGGCGGACTTCTCGGAAAGATCCCCGGGCTCAAGCAGCTCAACCAGCTCCGCGGCATGAAAGACATGGACATGAGCTCGATCCTGGGCGACCTGATGGGCGGCGCCGGCGGTGGCGGTGGCCCCGGCGGCGGCTTGAGCGGCCTGCCCGGCTTCGACGGTCCCAACCTCCCGCCGGGCTATTCGCCCCCGGGCGGGCGCCTGCTTGGCAGCAGCAAGGGCACCAAGAGCAAGTCGCTCTCGGCCAACAAGCGCAAGCGTAAGCGCCGCACCGTCAAGCAAGCCCGCAAAAAGAACAAGAAGTAA
- a CDS encoding tetratricopeptide repeat protein, which translates to MRAGRWRQRVAVGLIVIGLGGGCKEEPRDHLIEGQRALASRDAELAEQHFEAALAAEPNLFEARRLMVDVEIMRGDYARAEAELNALWQARGFDREEGLSTAERGARRLMADQYNKLYRAWASDIDRASHPEVFEEVALKALSSKSRDTGINEMLRGFYRERADHFIDQGDKISAARELEKIQGLRTFPDTRQEYLDQAQRLRREAFFEEARARFAAEIQPELEESGAYDAENERILLAIEQPVDRRLSPSSEESTIQARAMARQTLFPTLAQLAVSIGGLDAETVDIGAMNVPQGEVEQEKFRVGRYDMVAAFTLESLMEMAFEYAEEQRREHGEPIGESPVESPETMPDDGGETAP; encoded by the coding sequence ATGCGAGCTGGACGCTGGCGTCAGAGAGTGGCCGTGGGCCTGATCGTGATCGGGCTCGGGGGAGGCTGCAAAGAAGAGCCCCGCGACCACCTGATTGAGGGGCAGCGGGCGCTGGCCTCCCGGGATGCGGAGCTGGCCGAGCAGCACTTTGAGGCCGCGCTGGCCGCAGAGCCCAACCTCTTTGAGGCGCGCCGGCTGATGGTCGATGTGGAGATCATGCGCGGCGACTATGCCCGGGCCGAGGCCGAGCTCAACGCGCTCTGGCAGGCCCGCGGATTTGATCGTGAGGAGGGCCTGAGCACCGCCGAGCGGGGTGCGCGTCGGCTGATGGCCGATCAGTACAACAAGCTCTACCGGGCCTGGGCCAGCGATATTGATCGCGCCAGCCACCCGGAGGTGTTTGAGGAGGTGGCGCTCAAGGCTCTCTCGTCAAAGAGCCGCGATACGGGCATCAACGAGATGTTGAGGGGGTTTTATCGGGAGCGCGCCGACCACTTTATCGACCAGGGCGACAAAATTTCTGCGGCCCGAGAGCTGGAAAAGATTCAGGGGCTGCGCACCTTCCCTGATACGCGTCAGGAGTACCTGGATCAGGCTCAGCGTCTGCGACGCGAGGCGTTTTTTGAAGAGGCGCGCGCGCGCTTCGCCGCCGAGATTCAGCCGGAGCTTGAAGAGAGCGGTGCGTACGATGCGGAGAACGAGCGGATATTGCTGGCGATTGAGCAGCCGGTGGACCGGCGGTTGAGCCCCTCCAGTGAGGAGTCCACGATCCAGGCCCGGGCGATGGCGCGTCAGACGCTCTTCCCGACGCTGGCCCAGCTGGCCGTCTCCATCGGTGGGCTCGACGCGGAGACGGTAGATATCGGCGCGATGAATGTACCTCAGGGGGAGGTCGAGCAGGAGAAGTTTCGGGTGGGGCGCTACGATATGGTGGCCGCGTTTACGCTGGAGAGCTTGATGGAGATGGCATTTGAGTACGCCGAAGAGCAGCGCCGGGAACACGGGGAGCCGATCGGTGAGTCGCCTGTGGAGTCTCCTGAAACGATGCCGGACGATGGTGGTGAAACTGCCCCTTGA
- the smpB gene encoding SsrA-binding protein SmpB gives MSDAVKNITRNRKAYHDYFVDDELEAGMVLLGSEVKSLRQGKVNLSDAYARFDNGELYLVNAHISPYENATHTNHEPERVRKLLMHKRELRKLSNKANIAGFTLIPLALYFKGSTVKCKIGVCRGKKLFDKREDLRKRDAAREMARSHARNYRR, from the coding sequence ATGAGCGACGCCGTTAAAAACATCACCCGAAACCGCAAAGCCTATCACGACTACTTTGTCGACGATGAGCTCGAGGCCGGCATGGTGCTGCTGGGCTCGGAGGTCAAGAGCCTGCGCCAGGGGAAGGTCAACCTGAGCGACGCCTACGCGCGTTTTGATAATGGCGAGCTCTACCTGGTCAACGCGCATATCAGCCCCTACGAGAACGCCACCCACACCAACCATGAGCCGGAGCGGGTGCGCAAACTCTTGATGCACAAGCGGGAGCTGCGCAAACTCTCCAATAAGGCGAATATCGCCGGCTTTACGCTGATCCCGCTGGCGCTTTATTTCAAAGGCAGCACCGTCAAATGCAAGATCGGCGTCTGCCGCGGCAAGAAGCTCTTTGATAAGCGCGAGGATCTGCGCAAACGCGACGCCGCGCGCGAGATGGCGCGCAGCCACGCACGAAACTACCGTCGTTAA
- a CDS encoding LysR family transcriptional regulator yields MLDWQSVRYFLAAYETRSFTKAARLLSVEQSTVSRRIAEMERVLDVALFERTSQGLVPTEAATRISGDAEEMARRSQHIQDQAQSLRARVGGLVRIATTEALAVFVLSRLLPGLSKRHPHLRFEILTGYPSVDLMRREADLALRFERPHTGEYAVQRVARLPTAVLGLERWRHAAPEALPWIGVTMPGFTPPEETWRKANVSTPARWTTNSYLMQAELVREGQGVALMTRALSTIYPELTPLDLDLPDGPVIDLYLVAPLSVRNLPRIDAVWRAIADIDVMFPSCA; encoded by the coding sequence ATGTTGGACTGGCAGAGCGTGCGCTACTTTCTGGCCGCCTACGAAACGAGAAGTTTCACCAAAGCCGCGCGGCTTTTATCTGTAGAGCAATCCACAGTCAGTCGTCGCATCGCGGAGATGGAACGGGTCCTCGACGTCGCACTCTTCGAGCGAACATCGCAGGGGCTCGTGCCCACCGAGGCGGCCACGCGGATCTCCGGAGACGCCGAAGAGATGGCGCGGCGCTCCCAACACATTCAGGATCAGGCGCAGAGCCTCCGTGCCCGGGTCGGGGGGCTGGTTCGTATCGCCACAACCGAGGCACTCGCCGTCTTCGTGCTCTCGCGCCTGCTGCCCGGGCTCTCCAAACGTCACCCGCACCTGCGCTTTGAAATCCTGACCGGATACCCCTCCGTCGACCTGATGCGTCGTGAGGCTGACCTGGCCCTGCGATTCGAGCGCCCGCACACCGGTGAGTATGCCGTGCAACGCGTCGCCCGGCTGCCGACAGCGGTGCTGGGTCTGGAGCGTTGGCGCCACGCGGCCCCGGAAGCCCTCCCCTGGATCGGCGTCACCATGCCGGGCTTTACCCCCCCGGAAGAGACCTGGCGAAAGGCTAACGTCTCGACCCCGGCCAGATGGACCACCAACAGCTACCTGATGCAGGCGGAGCTTGTTCGCGAAGGGCAAGGCGTCGCGCTGATGACCCGGGCGCTGAGCACGATCTACCCCGAGCTCACCCCCCTGGACCTGGACCTTCCCGACGGACCGGTCATCGACCTCTATCTGGTGGCCCCGCTCAGCGTCCGCAACCTGCCTCGAATCGACGCCGTATGGCGGGCGATCGCAGATATCGATGTGATGTTTCCCTCCTGCGCTTAG
- a CDS encoding NAD(P)H-dependent oxidoreductase has translation MRDILVLDAHPDPSPERFGHALAQAYAEEIRDGGAPVRVLRLSDLTFDPVLRDGIDTPQPWEPDLHAAMEAIAGARWVTLVFPTWWAGPPALLKGFIDRVMLPHVAYRHEGKALPTGLLAGRGARIVTTMDAPSWWYTLAHRRSVHASLIQGTLRYVGFGPVRETTVYTLRELSEAQREQKLRQVRSAARKDLARASRCQPVHDQVLADALARRAPGGSAAVMIEQVGGA, from the coding sequence ATGCGTGACATCCTCGTTCTCGATGCCCACCCCGACCCCTCGCCGGAGCGCTTCGGACATGCGCTGGCCCAGGCTTACGCCGAAGAGATCCGTGACGGTGGTGCCCCGGTGCGTGTCCTTCGCTTGAGCGATCTGACCTTTGATCCGGTGCTGCGCGATGGCATCGACACCCCCCAGCCCTGGGAGCCGGATCTGCACGCCGCCATGGAGGCTATCGCCGGGGCGCGGTGGGTGACCCTGGTGTTTCCCACCTGGTGGGCGGGTCCGCCCGCGTTACTCAAGGGGTTCATCGATCGGGTGATGTTGCCCCATGTCGCCTATCGCCACGAGGGTAAGGCGTTGCCGACCGGGTTGTTGGCGGGGCGAGGCGCGAGGATCGTAACCACGATGGATGCGCCGAGCTGGTGGTACACGCTGGCGCACAGGCGATCGGTGCACGCCAGCCTGATTCAGGGGACGCTGCGTTACGTGGGGTTTGGGCCCGTCCGGGAAACGACCGTGTATACGCTGCGGGAGCTCTCGGAGGCGCAACGCGAGCAGAAGTTGCGTCAGGTGCGCAGCGCTGCGCGTAAGGATCTGGCTCGTGCCTCCCGGTGTCAGCCGGTCCACGACCAGGTGCTCGCCGACGCGCTGGCGAGGCGCGCTCCCGGGGGGAGTGCGGCGGTGATGATCGAGCAGGTTGGTGGCGCGTAG
- the grpE gene encoding nucleotide exchange factor GrpE, producing the protein MRLNLRDLMRRGSAYTQNVLDALLNEVEDLQARVKRAEQTERELKDRLRAELLENRTLQQELRQQNHELERLRAELEHPRPAPAEPAPAPPSFEHERAALEKQITHLIAESRALQTRVGEASEQACQEERVRLLRGLGELLDSLGRAIQHSEGAWREGLLGIEAQFVRFLRDEGVELLGKAGEPLDPWLHQAVDVRESEDFSRGQIVEVLRPGFRLDDGTVLRHAEVVVAS; encoded by the coding sequence ATGCGACTGAACCTCCGAGACCTGATGCGGCGCGGCAGCGCGTACACCCAGAACGTCCTCGACGCCCTCCTGAACGAAGTCGAAGATCTGCAGGCGCGCGTTAAACGTGCCGAGCAGACAGAGCGGGAACTCAAGGATCGCCTTCGCGCCGAGCTGCTCGAAAACCGCACGCTGCAACAAGAGCTCCGCCAGCAAAACCACGAGCTGGAGCGTCTTCGCGCCGAGCTCGAGCACCCACGTCCGGCCCCCGCCGAGCCGGCGCCGGCGCCCCCCTCCTTCGAGCACGAGCGCGCCGCCCTCGAGAAACAGATCACCCACCTCATCGCCGAGTCCAGAGCCCTCCAGACCCGGGTTGGCGAGGCCTCCGAGCAGGCCTGCCAGGAGGAGCGGGTGCGCCTGCTCCGCGGCCTCGGCGAGCTGCTTGACTCGCTGGGGCGCGCCATCCAGCACAGCGAGGGCGCCTGGCGCGAGGGCCTGCTGGGCATCGAGGCGCAGTTTGTCCGATTTTTGCGCGATGAGGGCGTCGAGCTCCTGGGCAAAGCTGGCGAGCCGCTGGATCCCTGGCTGCACCAGGCGGTGGATGTGCGCGAGAGCGAAGACTTCTCCCGCGGCCAGATCGTGGAGGTGCTCCGCCCCGGCTTTCGCCTCGACGACGGCACCGTGCTGCGCCACGCCGAGGTGGTGGTCGCGTCCTGA
- a CDS encoding lysophospholipid acyltransferase family protein, protein MSRLYRITRRLLRSAVGLYFAEVQSSGREHIPEQGPLIFAANHPNSIMDTVVLGTQTRRQIRYMARSGLFKNLAARTLFHEFGVIPIYRAEDGSGTGQNEDSFEEAYRALEGGGCIGIFPEGRNSPEKMVRDLKTGTARIALAAEARNAFELGGRIQPVGLNFEDRDRFHSRVLIRFGEPMEVADYAERYAEDPREAVRELTERLQDEMRRLSTHIQDERNYELVSDIRAIYGAKLKAQLVDGDQLALDLYDRSGRQERLDDAPAPRSTSLLEDRFEQEQRIADAVDFFQKHDPAVVGRVRMDVRRYRDHLSQLRIRDGLLVDGAAERRRHREALKLTLFLILPGPLAIFGLLNNILPALIVRRFIRRAPDEAMVAISAFVSGLVAFPFFYALQAWTLARFTELHPLLIALYVLSLPTAGIFFLRWWRQILVYRDRILLRTFFRTRKNLLAAVERERQRLITTFDALQTRYVEELRRTSAIENEPEPLLEDAT, encoded by the coding sequence ATGTCCCGACTCTATCGCATCACGCGCAGGCTGCTGCGCTCGGCGGTCGGGCTCTACTTTGCCGAGGTGCAGTCCTCCGGCCGCGAGCATATCCCGGAGCAGGGCCCGCTGATCTTTGCGGCCAACCACCCCAACTCCATCATGGACACGGTGGTGCTCGGTACCCAGACCCGCCGCCAGATCCGCTACATGGCGCGCAGCGGGCTTTTTAAAAACCTGGCCGCCCGCACCCTCTTTCATGAGTTCGGCGTGATCCCCATCTACCGGGCCGAAGACGGCAGCGGCACCGGGCAGAACGAAGACAGCTTCGAGGAAGCCTACCGCGCGCTCGAAGGAGGCGGGTGCATCGGCATCTTCCCCGAGGGGCGCAACTCGCCCGAGAAGATGGTGCGCGACTTAAAGACGGGCACCGCCCGCATCGCGCTGGCCGCCGAGGCCCGCAACGCTTTTGAGCTCGGCGGCCGCATTCAACCCGTGGGCCTGAACTTCGAGGACCGCGATCGTTTCCACTCCCGCGTCTTGATTCGTTTCGGCGAGCCCATGGAGGTGGCTGATTACGCCGAGCGTTATGCCGAAGATCCGCGCGAGGCGGTGCGCGAGCTCACCGAGCGCCTGCAGGACGAGATGCGCCGACTCTCCACCCACATCCAGGACGAGCGCAACTATGAGCTCGTCAGCGACATCCGCGCGATCTACGGCGCGAAGCTCAAGGCACAGCTTGTGGATGGCGACCAGCTGGCGCTGGATCTCTACGACCGCTCCGGCCGCCAGGAGCGCCTCGACGACGCCCCCGCCCCGCGCAGCACAAGCCTGCTGGAAGACCGTTTTGAGCAGGAGCAGCGCATCGCCGACGCAGTCGATTTTTTCCAGAAGCACGACCCGGCGGTGGTCGGCCGGGTGCGCATGGATGTGCGCCGCTACCGCGACCACTTAAGCCAGCTGAGAATCCGCGACGGCCTGCTGGTCGACGGCGCCGCCGAGCGCCGGCGCCACCGCGAAGCGCTCAAGCTCACGCTCTTTTTGATCCTGCCCGGCCCGCTGGCCATCTTCGGCCTGCTCAACAACATCCTCCCGGCGCTGATCGTGCGGCGTTTCATCCGCCGCGCCCCCGATGAAGCCATGGTCGCCATCTCGGCCTTTGTCTCCGGGCTCGTGGCCTTCCCCTTCTTCTACGCCCTCCAGGCCTGGACCCTGGCCCGCTTCACCGAGCTCCACCCGCTGCTCATCGCGCTCTACGTGCTGAGCCTTCCCACCGCCGGCATCTTCTTTCTGCGCTGGTGGCGCCAGATCCTCGTCTACCGCGATCGCATCCTGCTGCGGACCTTCTTTCGTACGCGCAAAAACCTGCTGGCGGCGGTGGAGCGCGAGCGCCAGCGCCTCATCACCACCTTCGACGCCCTGCAGACCCGCTACGTTGAGGAGCTGCGCCGCACCTCCGCCATCGAGAACGAGCCCGAGCCTCTGCTCGAAGACGCCACCTGA